The Hordeum vulgare subsp. vulgare chromosome 7H, MorexV3_pseudomolecules_assembly, whole genome shotgun sequence DNA window tgagctgggatgaaagcccctttttctactagtgtgaacATGGACTCTGGCTACTGCACGTACGAGCTTCTTGATATGCCTGGGTTGGAGGCACTGGCCACGGAAAACGATGAATTGCAGAAGCTCATCGATCTCAGTCTGGCCTTGCTATCACCATATAGAATTTCATGATATGTTTTATTCTGCCTGAAAAAAAACATATTATGTATCATTTGGAATATATAATAATAATGCTGCCGTGAAATTGATTTGGTCTTTAATTAGGCTTATGAATGCATCCTTCGGAATATCCATGGCCAATAGAGGGGTGTCCATATAGACATCGAGTGCCCTCACTGAGCCCACGACGATCATATGCAAAGCACATACTCGCTTTGTAACTAAACAATTCCCGACTATATATAATTATTTAGGTAGAGGGAGTAGATGACTACACCTGTGTCGGCTAATAGTTGCCCCATCAGCCAGCTCCATCGTATAACTGTGGACCATACTAAAATCGCACTAGTAGGAACTGGGACATTAGTTTCGATTTTAGAGAGCCTTTAGTCTTGGTTGTGTAACCGGGACTAAGCTTTCGGAACTAAAGTTCCCATCTTTTAGTCCTGGTCGTGTTGCAAATCGGGATTAAAGGGAGTCCACGTGGTCGCTGGGCAACATTCGgacaggaggacctttagtccaggTTGATAACACCAACCGGCACTAAAAAGCTCCATACATTTTTTGGAGGGGTTTAGGTTTCGGAGGGGTTtgagtgttttattttcttttttttgttaaaCCAAAGCTCTGTTTTCTTATAGTGTCTCCGTGTTGGCCACCTCTTTGCCTCGACGCTAGCTACTAATAGCAATGGAGGAACCGTTACACAATAACGTCATGAATATGAATAGTGACCTCTTTCTCCGTGAACCCTTCCATGATTGTGTTCTTCTTTGGAAAAGGCTATATATTGGTTTTCGTAGCTCtgtaacttgcggcggctgaaacgatttttggTCGACTCCTCTAGGATTTCTGGAATATGGGGGTATTTATACAGCTCAGAGGCGGTGAAGAAGCTtccagagggccccactagacactaggtCGCGACAGGGGCGTTTGGCGCGCCTTGGTGTCTAGTGCCCCCCCCCGGCCTTGGCTGCTGCTTAATCTTAgccccccaagtttccttctggtctaaaaaaaattcttcgtaaagtttcatggcaattggacatcatctcatatgaATTTTTGGTGAAGTAAAAAACAACAACtatcactaggcactatgtcaatatggtagtcccaaaaaaaatataaaattgctataaaatgattataaaatatccaaaaatgataacataacagcatgaaacaatgaaaaattatagatacgttgaagacgtatcaacatGCAACCTGGGGGTCCGACCCTTTTTGTCTGAGTTGCAACCCCACTCCACGACATGCATTTATGGGCCCATGTATCTTTTTTGTCATAGTTGCAACCATCCTCGACACACAACCTTTTTGGGAAGGGTGTGTGCAACCATTTTGGTGTGAGTTGCTACTCCACCCCTAacatgcactacaagaaatatgtcaatttGTGATCTCCATTATTGGTCACTGATTGGTTGTTAATTTCCGTTTTAAACCTTTTTACGATCAAAATGGGTTAGTCAAAAGCTGAgagtctctaatgaactataatgaCCAAAATGAAAGGTCATTGGTTTTACGACCAATTTTTTGGTCGCCAGCAATCTGCTCACACCATGTTGGATCTGACGTGACGAGCTGACGTGGCAAAATTGTGACCAAATGAGAAGGTCGTCGATTAGAATCAGCCCGATCCAATTCGATGTCTATATGGGCCGAGCCCAACAATTCAGCCCATTTAATATATGATTTTCTATTAATTTTGGAATACCTCTGCAATTAACTCGGCTCAGTCATTAAAACGACGATGATTATTAAGACCATCATCACCTTCAAAGTTAGCTACAGTAGCCAAGGGATCTTCCTCTTTCGTTTCACGCGATACCAGAAGTGAGTAATTTCAACTCCCCAATTCGACTTATGAAGGGATTAATTAAGGCTTACATACCTATGAAAAACCAAGGGTGTCTCACTCTACCTATTTGTTTGGCTGTGGCTTCATCGACCATGTTACCTGAACCATTGATATGACAGCCGTGCAGTGAGCCCTTATACCGATGATAATTTTTATTGAGGGAAACAACGGGACTCTTCTGCGTATTTTTATTGATTTTCAATATAAACATACAAAGAATTATATACCAATGAGAATTGAGAGCCAGTAGTGTAGTGTCTCGCTATTTGTTACTTTTTGGAATGTGGCTTCATCAAGCATGTTACCTGGATCATTGATATAACGCGAGCAACTGGGATCAGATTACCCTTCGTCCTTGCCGTGCCCGGGCAACAGATTCAGCGAGCATGCTCTGCTGTCAAGATCGTGCATGCATGGTCGTACCTAGTGAGAAATCAATGATCGACCTGGTAAGAAATCATTGGTCCTACTCTTACGTAGTACTCCCTTCGTCTCAAAATAATTGTCTCAATTTTATACTAGCTTTAGTATAAAATTATATTAAAactaagacatttattttgagacggagggagtatatcttaCTTAATTATGACAAGGCTACCTTGATCGTTAATTAAACCAAACTAACTAACACATAACTCTGAGTTAATTCGCTTGTGTACGCGCGTGATCATCGGAAAGAACCTACAAGCCTAGCTTCGGCAAGCTGACCAATTCACCTTACAATAACACACACAAAATAAGACACGCCTGGATTGATCTATGGCCAAATTAAGGCCCATTAAAGCTCTGTGTGTATGTGCTTTCATGGTCGTACTCTTGTACCCGGTGAGAAATCAATTAGCTAGGTGATGTATACCTGCACATCTTACCGTGCCCGGACAGCTATAAAAGTAGCCAAGTTCTATTTGCTTTTGTATGGGCGTGATCATCTAAAAGAACCTTGTCTCGCCTCGGACCTTGTCTTGCCTCGAAAAGGTCATATTGTGGCAACAACACGGACGATCAAGTCTATGCCTCTCTACTTTCTGGAACACTTTCTCCCATTAAATCACGTCATTCGTGTGGCAACAGGAACCGACTTGCTACGTCCTGGAGAGCTGATTGTCTTTTTTCAAAATATGAGATGGCggtgatagatcccgtggatcttTGGCTAGATGTGTTTGGTATGAAATGTTAGATTATTATCTTGTGGTGTACTTGATGAGCTCCGTCCGGTCGTCCATCGTGGGGTGGTGACGActgtggggaaggagagagagatgtGGTTGCGGAGGCcgtggacttcccatcgcttcagtgcatccctctagatcggattagggttgagagtggggaaccagtggcggcggtGAACCTCGTATCTTGTGTCATGGTCCGCACCTCCTTTTTATAGCACTACGCGACAGGGGCCCACCggccttgcttgggctggacgcccccgatcagggcgtgggtCAAGGTTCCAATGGGCCATTGGGACCATTGaacgagagatcaacctaacattctccctcGTGATCTCATCATATGCTTTTAACTTTACTCGTTTCGCAATAGATCAATACATATggcatgtttcatcgtcacaGCTCAATTGCCGATGGAATCAGACAGCCACAACGTACCTCTCTGTTTTGAAACAAattctttaaccttgggccctttattgtccggaaattttagactataccataaaacccatgtcgactgtgtgttctccgaacacactgggccgtaagcctttgataagcagatctgcaaacacttgtttgttgcttttaCGCTTCAAGCATTTTTCCATAATTCCGGACTTTCTTCTTCACAACACGTAACTCTTTGTCAGTGTATTTCGCATCAACACTGGACTCGTTGTGACAGGAGCGAAAGAACTTAAaatggttatcgttgttgtcaaccaTTATCCACTCCGGGTACAGGTAGCCTTAACCATTTTGCCTGTCCCTCAGCCTCATATCAAgctataacatatcattgcatcacattTATGACAATCGTTTcactcatttggagattttccacacaaaactccgagtatgaaagttagcgacaattgtggatttcgctatacatttcacaagtcctacctttgtactcacaatcTTTTGGGATCACTTATTTCTTTCAGCATGAGGCCAATATCTTTGATTCCATTCCATTGATTTATCTATGGACTGGACATTGCCaaacaacccggatatatacGTGAATAGTGTCAGGCTAATATCTTGAGTTTCCAACAactgaagcatatggtaccatattcatttacaatcttttcttattaacttttgAAACACCATAGTTTTCAGttccattacccttgactataagaacagGCGTAGGTTTCTCGTATGCATACTTTAGAGATCTTTCTTAGCATGTCCATGCGACAATCCTAATACtcccttttattcttttgaactctgaggacaagaacttcttctctcctcctgcaCTAGAATTGGCAACACCACTAGCAAGTAGGACGTCATCCACATGCACATGAATTGGGAAAAGAATTTccattctataactttgcatgaaTGCAATTGTCCTCTTATTTTATTTGCACAAAATCTTTCGATTTACGTCATGTTTTACACCtttacatatttcctttggaatcacatttgccttgtagaaccttcataaagtctatgttagtgaaattcaaatgatggaatttgactaacatagactttatagtagtcacaagtatctgattttcacattcctagagaccatcaaaatctCAGATACTCGCACTTCTTTCATATGGGGTTGTCGTTGCTCTGTCATTGCCAAGAGGCAAATTAattctatagtcacccatttccaaaaggcaatagATTTTATAGGGacctgtatcacaagatcccttgtagagctaacaacatgtgttgtataggtcatacaacatgctcccccagaTTACTCTATCTTCACTAAAGAAATGGCgtatctttaaactttcttctttatggTACTTTAAGCACCATTGGTGTATTCCTTAGTCTGCTTTCGGAACTATAAAagatccggaaatacatctgtttCTTTActttaggggtatcataatgacgATATTATAATGACTGTCGTACTCCCTTTTacaatcacattcttcattaatggatcattttagatgcataatgtgcatcacatcatctaaagtacagaggagtcatgaaatacactacaatgtatttcatatctctttctccccctcgaaatgtggcaagaacttttctgccacaatttcgaaacccattcatagctcttgtgaaatgaggaaacttcgattatctagctcattcatcttatcacttcatgtaAAATAAAGTTATAAGTTAACTAGTATGAGAGTAActtttcctcatttcatttcagaaactcaaCACAGTTCTTTATAATTGTCACTTTTGCAAGTTacacttgcatatcattcttgtctttaggttcgtttgttatttttatcctttctggatttagtgattgcttaatgaccgttacacataaGGTGTACGATCGATACTAGAAAAGCTTAGTAGCTACTCCATAGTTTTCTCCTATAGTGGAACacattaaccgcacatgagtcatcataactttctcctgtcatacaggataaggcctttgccaaaatttctcccaccatacacggattgttgacataatacaatgtcaactttacccggTTACGCAGCCATTTTTTCcagacttttcccgccatgcgggtaattccctgtaagggacataaatgccataattggctcttttgactgcatcaaattcagaaacaaatctgaattatctttgacacacatgcttgatccgacgttggtcaaattaaGCATGCATGTATCtcaatcatgttgactgaaaaGGAAGACTTCTTCCtagagagtacatgaaagacattcgtcaaccaagactctcaatgatatatctcttttcttttcttgaattaatatccaagagttcttttgttgtgaagccattctttagagagaatttattccctcaagttatgacctttcttttccatctttcgggtcactagtacccaaacattcgctttcatgagtgAAAGCATGAAAAGAAAACTTTTAGTCCGGGAGAGCTTAGCAAATAAACAAACaataatgagcataaaaaataacCCTACGTTGGTCCGGTtaaaattatgcacattaaaccttTTTAAACCTTTTTTTGTATATTCTAAATCACCGTTGTggcagaattaaaataaaacatcATTCTTTTGCAataattccatatcaccgttgggcagaaatggaaataatgcatataactcataaacaatgtgatgatagtatttctattgaacaactttgctaagaaataatcatcatcattaaccatatTGCAGCAGAATTATgcgaaatatgcatttctttatcTCTCCTCTgaaaattgatcactttgatacaaaatttatcaCATATTTAAGCTTTGAACGTAAGATGACTCATACAATTATAAtattgttatcatcaacgttggtgagaaaataacaataccaTATTTTAACTTTAAAACAAACAGTTTTTTTTGTCATAGCGGAAACTGTTTGAATCTTATTTCACCCACACGGGAAAAGCATTGCTAAGAACAGTTATTCCAATTAAATTTTCCCATTGAttccaatttaattggaggatTAAACTTTTACTTTACAGCGGAAAAAGGTGAATATAAAATTCATGCAcctttacagaaaaatattctgttaaaattaaaaattcatgaactttctaATCCCTTctataaaatccatgaacttttctttttctgaaaaccttcctttattttcagaaccatttatttttcttttcagaaagatTAACATTGTTCATGTTGCAAACTCTTTACAGAAAAAAGAATATTTTGTCACttaataaaattcatgaactttattaatACTTTTATAAAGgccatgaacttttctttttctgaaaaatgtTATATTTTCAGAAACTTCTATTTTTCTTTACAGAAAAATAATGTCACTATTCTTTCTATTTTACATAAAATTTGAACatattcttttctattttctaaacatattttcgTAGGAAGAAAAAATGCCTACAAAAACTTTTGAATCTGCCTAAAAGTATAGGGAGAAAACAAAATTCCTTTAAAGGAAAATTGCAAAAGCCTCTTTGCGTGAGCCGGCCTCTGGTTTGGCGCGGCCTGTCAGGAGCCGGATCGGCATGAGGCCCACTTTTCCCTTGCCCTCGGCCTGAGGCCTGGCGCGGCACGCCACTTCGTGGCCTATCAGCCTGAGCCAGCCTAGGGTTAGGGCCTAGGGGAAATCAGGGCCGTCCACGCGAATTCAACGGCCCCCATGCTGATTGCCAGATCAAAAAGGGCCGAGCCGGCAGGGAGGGTGAAACCCTAACATCATTTCCCACTCCCCACTGCGCCGCTCATTCTTTCTCGCGTTCTCCCGCACGCGCCGTGCGGCCCTTCTGGCTCCAGCGGCAGCGACCAGCCACCGCGCCACGCGTGGCCTCGCCTTCTCGCGCAGCCCTCGGCTCTTCCTCGCGCGGCGGCATCCATGCCCCGCCGAGGAGGTTTCCTGGGAGCTTCGCGTCGCGCCTCACTCGGCGCTCGCCTTGGTCGGCCCTTTCCCCTTCGAGCAGATGCTCTTTGCTCCCTTTCGGGCATCTCCTAGCCAGATCTTAGCCAAGGAGGAGGCCGCCGGCCATCGCGTCGCGCGCCGTCCTTTCTTTCGCCTCGCGCCAGATCTGAGCCGGGGAGGGGGCCGCCGGCCACCGCGCCGCGATGACGCACCAGGGTAGCAGCAGCTCTCGGCCCTCCCTCGTGCGGTTGCCACGCCGAGGAGGGCTCAGATCTGGCCGCCGGCAGCGGCGACCGAAAGGTCCTGCGCTGCGCGCGCCTTGTTGCAGCTTGCTCTcccgtttctttttctttttctctaactCCATTCTcatagagagaaagagagagacatGGTATGCATAGTGGCGCGTCCTCTTCCCATTTTGCCGGCGAGTGCGAGCGCCTCGAAGGTGAGCGCACCGTTGTCAAAATGGTGTGGTGTTGGTGCCCTATGCCCACTGGAGGGATTATAAAACTTTGCTTCGTGTCACTGTGGCCTTTGCGCTGTTGCCTCTCCTTCGCCGGTGGCATGTTTCCCTTAGCGGAAGCGCGCCGCCGTCAAACGGCGTGGCCGCGATGCATGTACTTTGCGTCCGGAGGGGTGGCTTTTCTTTGCTTGTCATGTTCCCCTTGTTCTTTgccttttttttgccttttggatCTCATGAGATCCAACCTTTTCCTTCGAGGAGgtgggttcttcttccccacacctcggcttgccgatgcgtgtggggatcgagaggaacaagCGCGGTCTTGCGGCGGCGCTCTTTGCCGATGAGGCCCGAGGCCATCTTCGGTGTCTTTGCCCATCTAGGGTGCTTTTGGGGAGGGGGGTTTCTTTGCTTTCGTTTTCATCTTGCAACCGAAAACACATCTAAAGCCTCATGGCTCATCATACGCCTGGTGGCTTATCataccattgatagatcccgtggatcttaggctagatgtgttcgtTATGAAATGTTAgattattaccttgtggtacactCGATGAGCTTCGTCCGGTCGTTAATCGTGAGGTGATGACGACTGTGAGGAAGGAGAGAGATGTGGTTATCCAATGGTTTAGAAGTTTAGATGGATTATAAACCGTAGGATTGATAAAAAAAAGTTTTTTTGATAGGATTTCACGAGtcgatctacaccgtaataattcggtcccatCAGATAACGGCTCAGTAAATCTAATTAACATGATATTTTCTTGAAAATCCTTAATTAGTATAGGTATTGATTGATTGATTTTTTGAGAGTCTCTTATTAATATAGGTAGGTATTAATTGATTGATTAATGAAAAGCAACCAACAAGGTCGCATGCATCCATACATAGGAATACAACATACATACATACAGACCTCATCTCCAGCCAAGTGCGAAATTAAAAAGCACGCATGTGTAAGTCAAAGACAAACAGTACAAAGTAGAGACTTATTAGCTATCGGAATCACATCACACACGCAGCGCATGTATCCATCTAGCTAGCGATCGAGCTGCTTAGCTGATTAGTAGTACTGGCCACCGGCGGCAGGAGGAGGGTAGTACCCCCCGGCCCCAGTAGCCGGCGGGGGCGCGGCCACGATGCCGACGCCGTGCTTGTGGTGGTGGCGGCCATGGCCGCCACCGTGCTTGTGGATGCGGTGCTCCATGGCCTCCTCCCGATGGAGCGCCTTATCCTGGTGCAGCTCCATCTTTGCCGCGGCCACCTTGGCCTTGCCGCGCTCGTGCGCCAGCTCCCGCTCCGCGTGCGACCTCGCCGTGGCCGCCTCCGCCTTCTCCGACGCCTTGGCCTGCGTGATCTTGGTCTTGGCCTTCACCGCGCTCACGCCgtccttcaccttctccttcgccGCCTGCATCTTCTTCTTCGATCAAGCAGCTGGTTCTTCCTTCTCCTACTTGCTGATAGCCGATGTGACTCTCGATTGGCTTCCTGTGTTCGTTTGGAGCTTGTGATTGGAATTGGATGTAGACACCCTGGGTGTGAGTTTTATATGGGGTGCGGCAGCAGTGCGTGGACGAATGGGCGCGGGACGCGTGGGAGGCGACGTGTGCGGCGTGCATGCGCGAGGGCCGGCGCTGGCTGCATGCATGACTCATCCCTTGGGCTAGTGATGAGGTGCCGGAGGACGAGATGCTTCTAGACGATGGAATGTCACACGTACGTGAAGGAATCaatgcacatgcatgcatgctgcGTGGACGTAATCAATTGTGACGGCAACACTCCGGCATGCACGGGAGAGGCAGAAGCTGTGGTCCAATTAGACAGCGACTTTTTTTAAGCTTTGCTACAAGTACGGATGTTTTACAGACAAAACTGAGATAGATTGTTTTGATTGATACTTAGATGAGGCCGGCTCCATCCTGAGAATCAgggagaagattagtgagggaaTAAACATATCAGTCCGTAACATCGTGTAAAAGAAATCCGTATGTCTAGCATTTTtgactttttttttgttttttgttatgcaACTAGACAGCTATCGACGGGAAGAAGTAACGTATGTTTTTTGTTTCCGTTCTTAATAGTATTTGTTTTGCGGAGGAATTACTTTCCCGTTtctcattttttttaagttttattaTTAAAATTATTGTTAAAATCATTAAAAATACAAAGTAtcttaaatataataataatagtcTTTAGGACATCGAACAAACACTGCATATGATAGTTTGGTGTATTAAATGTTAATACAATTTTTTAACCACATATATTGAAAAATTAACGTGATATATGATGATGGAGATGCATCGTAACACAATTCGATAAGGAATTGTTGTACGCATCTTGTTAAAATTAATTAGTAGACTAATTATTTaagggatgtgtccaaccccGAACAGTCGTGTCTCCTTTCTTtctattgccaacaggcacctgttctggaAGGATGCCTtcgaacagacacctcttcttcgcatCTCTTTCaaatgtatatatacttgagaatcaatgaAAATCAGGACTAATCGTCCATTTACTTTCATTAATCTCGTTTTACTCTCTAATACGTTATCAGCACGCTCTCCAACTGAGCGATTTCATGGCGAGATTTGTTGGCAAAGCTGAAACGGCGACAAGCCACTCCCTCCGGCGGATGGGGTGAGCATGCTCTATTAGCCGAAGAAATCacgggaaagaagaagaaataggatcGGTAAGTGCAAGGCCATGGACCGATAGAGGTCCTCACTCCTTCGCCTTCCTCTGAAGCACGCGCAACAACGTTTGCTGCGGCGCCCCGACAACCGATGTGTGAAGACGCCCAGGGCGCGGCGCTTCCCACCCAGCAGCGAGGCAGCGCCCTCCAGAGCGTATCCAGCGACGGCGGCGCGCATGGCAGGGGCGAGCAACCTGCTATGGCACTGGGCCTGGAGCGAGACGCTTCTGCGTCCTCTCGCGACTTCTCGGAAGCGGAAGTGGGCCGACACCCTCGGCTTGCATCAGCATGGAGTGCCGGTGCCCGTGGCCCTGGGCGCGGCTGCTCGTGGAGCAGCGGCACGGGAGGCCACATCCTTTGGCCCCCCGACGTGGCACCCAGACCAGATCATGCAAGGCGCTGCGCCGCACGCCGTCGATGGCGCTGTCGTCACCCACTCCTACCGATGAGGGCCCCCTAGCTTCAGCGCTGGACCGGCGGCGCACACAAGAGACGACGCGGGACCGAGCGTTGTTGGTCGCGAGGCGCGCACCCCGTCCCTTAGTTGGAGCCACCACGGAGAGCGCCCGTCTTCTCTTCAGCCTTGCTGTCGCTGCGCTCGACACCCGAAACGCAGCCCTCGCCGCACACAGGCACTCATTGGCGCCTCATGGCCTCCGCCTTTGCAGCGTCGTGCAGCCGTCGTCTGCCGTCGAATCAGCCGCGCTGCCCGCGAGAGGACTTGGAGCCCATACGCACTCGGGCTCGCAAGCGGCCTCTCCAATGGCGTTGTGCCTGGCAACCGCCTACTCGGCGACTCCTTCGACGAGGAAGAGCACGGCTGGAGTTTATCTCATCGCTAGTATTGCGGCTGACCAGCCATGGATGGCTCCGCCTGTGTTGGTCTCAAGCATGTGGATTGGGGATCGGAATTGTGGGGAATTTTATCCCTGGTTTGCTCTCCGCCTCTCCCTTATCCGATTGCTTGATGTGGCTGCCTAATTTGGCCCAGCTGCATGCGTATTGGGCTATCAACAGCCCTTTGCTGATTTGCACACCATAGTTACTGTTATATTTCAGCATTTTCAGCAGATAAGTCATTTAGCAATAGTTCTAGCAATGAATTTATTCATGTGTTAGACCTGTTCAATTCAATACATATATTTCAGTACTATTTTCTGTTGAGTACCGAAGTATTCCAGATCCTAAGGTGATGTAATATATTTCCACGTTTGTCACGTATCGAGATTAATTACGTCTATTTGCATTTGAGGTTTttaatctcttgcaaaaataaATTGAGTACCTATAGAGTACTGATTTGCGATTGAGAATTTTCTTCTCTCGCAAAACAATCACATGGGGATAGAGATTAATTTTCTCTCGTAAAATATTAATTCACTTTGTTGAATTATCTTGCAACTTGATACAAGACCATCTCATTTAATTTGAGGTATATACAACTCAAGTTTTCACTTGAGCATCAAGTTTGCATCATCATTACTATTCATTACAATAGTAGTGTATTCTGTTGAGTACGATGTATTCCGGAATGTATGTATCTACATGTTCGTTACATGTCGAGATTAATACATTTATTTGCAATTGAGATTTTCCATTTCTTGCAAATATTGACGCAAAATTCAAAGTTAATTCTTCAAATTGATGTTTTGGGATCACAAGTAGTGTGTAGATCTACTGCTTTGCAGATTATCACCACTATTGATAATTCCTACATTTTGTTGTTTCGACATTATGGTTGTTTTACAAAGTGCTCTTCCACACATTTTACTAAGCCATGACATAAGGCACTACGAGTGAGTCTACTGACTTCATTAGATTATACTCCCTAGTGCCGCGAGGTCTACTCCATTTTTGAGATTATCTTCGACGTGTCATATTTAGCAATTTGAGATTCACATTAATGGTTTCATCAGATTATACTCCCTAGTGCCGCGAGGTCTACTCCATTTTGGAGATTATCTTCAAGGTGTCATATTTAGCAATTTGAGATTCACGTTAATGGTTTCAAGATAACTTCTTAAAATACCCATTAATTTTACTAAATTCATTACAACATCAACCATGATGGTCTTAAATTTACTGTAGgtaaattaattatctctggtTTACCCATAGAGCTAACATATGGCTATAAGGCATCAGCCGTATTAGTATTTGCTCCTCCGAaacatttattgttgttgttcactaaaatattttactctcatagtaaatatttttCTTGCACACTTTGCTTGAATATGTAATAGCAAACTACGGAAATATTTGTATTACATatgattaccttctattacattggtaCAACACATGGCAATGATTGAGTGTCTCAACACTTTCGCAAGGTCCACACCATATCGTGGTTATAGTTTCATAGTGACTAACCAATGTTAAGCATGCAAGTATGTACTTTATGGcagtgactctaaagtcacacactttctcaagaatgaagtccaaaacattagcaataatttcatcacaTGTGTTATACTGAAGGATACACCCaggttcaccaaggatcaccttgg harbors:
- the LOC123411716 gene encoding late embryogenesis abundant protein 6-like produces the protein MQAAKEKVKDGVSAVKAKTKITQAKASEKAEAATARSHAERELAHERGKAKVAAAKMELHQDKALHREEAMEHRIHKHGGGHGRHHHKHGVGIVAAPPPATGAGGYYPPPAAGGQYY